A genomic segment from Geitlerinema sp. PCC 7407 encodes:
- a CDS encoding glycosyltransferase family protein → MGLGHKRRNLLIAQTLGDSDLQADILMISGMRDASSLPTPPGVDCLTLPALYKHTDGQYQSRRLEISLAEIISLRSQVICSALQAFQPDIFIVDNVPRGAVRELDLALEWLHLHSHTRCILGLRDILDAPSTIQRDWQRDANEEAIRTYYDEVWVYGDAQVYDITAAYGFPADVTAKVHHLGYLDQRHRLQHARPRDYDLLHSLQLPPGELVLCTVGGGQDGANLALAFAQAQLPPNTNGIIVTGPFMPAEARQKISLYGQSNPRLRVLDYVEEPTLLLDQADRVIAMGGYNTVCEILSFEKQALIVPRVQPRQEQLIRAERLTEMGLISMLHPDRVTPEAIAQWLQQPRETPKGRDRLNLQGLQALPQRILQILAKHHPAQEVS, encoded by the coding sequence ATGGGCCTAGGGCACAAGCGACGCAATCTGCTGATCGCCCAGACCTTGGGAGACTCCGATCTCCAGGCTGATATTTTGATGATCAGCGGCATGCGGGACGCCAGCAGCCTGCCCACACCCCCCGGCGTAGACTGCCTCACCCTTCCTGCGCTCTACAAGCACACCGACGGCCAGTATCAATCCCGCCGTCTCGAGATTTCCCTAGCAGAAATTATTAGCCTGCGATCGCAGGTGATCTGTAGCGCTCTCCAGGCGTTTCAGCCCGATATCTTCATCGTTGACAATGTGCCTCGGGGCGCTGTGCGAGAGCTCGATTTGGCCCTCGAATGGCTGCATTTGCACAGCCACACTCGCTGCATTCTGGGGCTGCGCGACATCCTTGACGCTCCCAGCACCATCCAGCGAGATTGGCAGCGGGACGCCAACGAAGAAGCCATTCGCACCTACTACGATGAGGTTTGGGTGTACGGCGACGCCCAAGTCTATGACATCACCGCCGCCTACGGCTTCCCAGCGGATGTCACGGCCAAAGTTCACCATTTGGGATATCTCGATCAGCGGCATCGCCTCCAGCACGCCCGCCCCCGAGATTACGATCTGCTCCACAGTTTGCAGCTGCCGCCCGGCGAGCTGGTTCTGTGCACCGTTGGGGGCGGCCAAGACGGCGCGAATCTGGCTCTGGCTTTTGCTCAGGCGCAGCTTCCACCCAACACCAACGGCATCATTGTGACTGGTCCCTTCATGCCAGCGGAGGCACGCCAAAAAATCTCTCTCTACGGACAGAGCAATCCCCGCCTGCGGGTGCTGGACTATGTGGAGGAACCGACGCTGCTGCTAGATCAGGCCGATCGCGTGATTGCCATGGGCGGCTACAACACGGTTTGCGAAATTCTCTCCTTTGAGAAGCAGGCGCTCATCGTGCCCAGGGTGCAGCCCCGCCAGGAGCAGCTCATTCGGGCTGAGCGCCTGACAGAAATGGGGCTCATCAGCATGCTGCATCCGGATCGGGTAACGCCCGAGGCGATCGCCCAGTGGCTCCAGCAGCCCAGAGAGACGCCGAAAGGCCGCGATCGCCTGAATCTCCAGGGCTTGCAGGCTTTACCCCAGCGCATTCTTCAGATCTTGGCAAAGCATCACCCTGCCCAAGAAGTCTCTTAA
- a CDS encoding glycosyltransferase family 4 protein: MSRVSTLSPRIGYVLKRYPRYSETFVVQEILAHEAAGLDIEIFALRPPSDTHFQDIIAQVRAPVTYLRKPTQGRVSPCLTSDAPTAASYFWAELQEASQLIPQFWQKLAAAEGERASTVYQAAWLAREIIRKEISHLHAHFGTVATSVARLAAHFTGIPYTFTAHAKDIFHDSIDPADLTRKLQDAAAVITVSDYNVAYLRDRYGEAAAKVERIYNGLPLERLPYQSPEARSPRILSVCRLVEKKGVSVLIEACDRLRQRGLPFSCEIIGSGPLEAALQSQITTLGLTPWVKILGPRPQGEVFQHLQQAAVFAAPYIIGQDGNRDGLPTVLLEAMALGTPCVATDVTGIPEVVQPEITGLLVPQGDAAALATALERLLQDAPLRTALAARARENLEAQFDIHRNAAQLRSRFGLSGASPAASESTDLLNDAPSPSTVSVS, translated from the coding sequence ATGAGCCGCGTATCTACTCTCTCTCCGCGAATTGGCTATGTCCTCAAGCGCTATCCTCGATACTCTGAAACCTTTGTGGTTCAGGAGATCTTGGCCCATGAGGCGGCTGGCTTAGATATTGAGATATTCGCGCTGCGTCCCCCGTCGGATACCCATTTTCAGGACATCATTGCCCAGGTGCGCGCCCCCGTCACCTATCTGCGCAAACCCACCCAGGGGCGCGTCAGCCCTTGCCTCACCAGCGATGCGCCCACCGCAGCGAGCTATTTTTGGGCAGAGCTGCAAGAGGCCAGTCAGCTCATTCCCCAGTTCTGGCAAAAGCTGGCCGCCGCCGAAGGAGAGAGAGCCAGTACCGTCTATCAGGCGGCTTGGCTCGCGCGGGAAATCATTCGCAAAGAGATCTCTCATCTCCACGCCCACTTTGGCACCGTGGCCACCAGCGTGGCCCGTCTAGCCGCTCACTTCACCGGCATTCCCTACACCTTCACAGCCCACGCCAAAGATATCTTTCACGACAGCATCGACCCCGCCGATCTCACCCGCAAGCTCCAAGATGCCGCCGCCGTGATCACCGTCAGCGACTATAACGTGGCCTATCTGCGCGATCGCTACGGTGAGGCCGCCGCCAAGGTCGAGCGCATCTACAACGGCCTGCCCCTCGAGCGCCTGCCCTACCAGTCTCCCGAAGCGCGATCGCCCCGCATTCTCTCTGTCTGTCGCCTGGTGGAGAAAAAGGGAGTTTCAGTCTTGATCGAGGCCTGCGATCGCCTGCGGCAGCGCGGCCTTCCCTTCTCTTGCGAGATCATCGGCTCCGGCCCCCTCGAAGCGGCTCTCCAGTCCCAGATCACCACCCTGGGTCTGACGCCCTGGGTGAAAATTCTCGGTCCCCGGCCCCAGGGCGAAGTCTTTCAGCACCTCCAGCAGGCCGCCGTGTTCGCCGCGCCCTACATCATCGGCCAGGACGGTAACCGCGACGGCCTGCCGACGGTCTTGCTGGAGGCCATGGCCCTGGGAACGCCCTGCGTGGCCACCGATGTGACCGGCATTCCGGAGGTGGTCCAGCCGGAGATCACGGGGCTGCTGGTGCCCCAGGGAGACGCCGCCGCCCTCGCCACCGCCCTCGAGCGCTTGCTCCAGGACGCCCCTCTGCGCACTGCTTTGGCCGCCCGAGCCCGCGAAAATCTAGAAGCTCAGTTTGACATTCATCGCAATGCGGCCCAGCTGCGATCGCGCTTTGGGCTATCGGGAGCGTCCCCTGCTGCTAGCGAGTCCACCGACCTACTAAACGACGCACCCTCTCCCAGCACTGTCAGCGTCTCATGA
- a CDS encoding glycosyltransferase family 4 protein — MRIAYVCADPGVPVFGQKGCSIHVQEILRAFLHQGAEVMLFATRLGGSAPPDLADIPLCRLPSIPRGDRATREEIALSINPDLTLELSLAGPFDLVYERYSLWSYGAMTYAQAAGIPGLLEVNAPLIEEQAEHRGLVHRQEAEQVAERAFGSATALIAVSAEVKRYLQERTGGDRPIHVVPNGVNPQRFAQTLQPPAPQTSGAFTVGFVGTLKPWHGLPHLIDAFETLIARVPEARLLLVGDGPEGETLKGDIRDRGLAEAVEFTGAVAPEAVPGLLAAMDVAIAPYPAGDRFYFSPLKVYEYMAAGLPVVASRLGQIEELIESGVNGVLCPPGNSVALAETLEHLWRSPDLRQRLGQAARRTVIQRHTWDAVAQRILALAQSQPAVSSLASGGKQW; from the coding sequence ATGCGAATTGCCTATGTATGCGCTGACCCCGGCGTACCTGTCTTTGGTCAAAAGGGCTGCTCCATTCACGTTCAGGAAATTCTGCGGGCCTTTTTGCATCAAGGGGCTGAGGTAATGCTGTTTGCGACGCGGCTGGGGGGATCGGCTCCTCCCGATTTGGCAGATATTCCCCTCTGCCGTCTGCCGTCCATCCCCCGGGGCGATCGCGCCACGCGCGAAGAAATCGCCCTCTCCATCAATCCCGATCTCACCCTCGAACTGAGTCTCGCCGGTCCCTTTGACCTGGTGTATGAGCGCTATTCCCTATGGAGCTACGGCGCGATGACCTACGCCCAGGCAGCGGGAATTCCCGGTCTGCTGGAGGTGAATGCGCCGCTGATCGAGGAGCAGGCCGAGCACCGGGGTCTGGTCCACCGCCAGGAGGCCGAACAGGTGGCGGAGCGGGCCTTTGGGAGCGCGACGGCCCTGATCGCCGTCTCAGCGGAGGTGAAGCGCTACCTCCAGGAGCGGACCGGGGGCGATCGCCCGATCCACGTGGTGCCCAACGGCGTCAATCCCCAGCGCTTTGCCCAGACGCTCCAGCCGCCCGCGCCCCAGACCAGCGGGGCTTTCACCGTCGGGTTTGTGGGCACCCTCAAGCCCTGGCACGGTCTTCCCCACCTGATTGATGCGTTTGAAACCCTGATTGCGCGGGTGCCGGAGGCGCGGCTGCTGCTGGTGGGCGACGGGCCAGAGGGAGAGACGCTCAAGGGCGATATTCGCGATCGCGGCCTCGCCGAGGCGGTGGAGTTTACCGGGGCGGTGGCGCCGGAGGCGGTGCCGGGCCTGCTGGCTGCCATGGACGTGGCGATCGCGCCCTATCCCGCAGGCGATCGGTTCTACTTCTCGCCGCTCAAGGTCTATGAATACATGGCCGCTGGTCTGCCGGTGGTGGCCAGTCGCCTAGGCCAGATCGAGGAGCTGATCGAGTCAGGGGTCAATGGTGTGCTCTGTCCGCCGGGGAATTCGGTGGCCCTGGCCGAGACGCTCGAGCACCTGTGGCGATCGCCCGATTTGCGTCAGCGCCTGGGTCAGGCTGCCCGCCGCACCGTGATCCAGCGCCACACCTGGGACGCCGTCGCCCAGCGAATTTTGGCCCTGGCCCAGAGTCAACCAGCGGTTTCGAGCCTCGCCTCAGGAGGCAAGCAATGGTAA
- a CDS encoding ABC transporter ATP-binding protein, translating to MVTSASVRQAVPGLGRVVHRFWPYIRAEKGWLWLSAIALGADVGLRVLEPWPLKLVFDYVLIPAQGGDSPRLPGFEALDPVVLLTFSALSVVGITGLRAIASYWSTVSLAIIGSRVMTTVRNQLYQHLQSLSLRYHTRARSGDLIVRVSSDASRLQEILITAALPLVVSLLTLLGMVVVMFWLDANLTLLSLVTFPFFWLAATRLSDRIRQSSLQQRKREGAVAATAAEAIAAIKLVQALSLEDAFADTFSQQNRRSLEESVETKRLAAHLERTVDVVIAIGTALVLWHSARLVLRDALSPGDVIVFLTYLKNAFKPVQNFAKYTGRLAKAAASGERILNLLDEEPDVYNLPGAQPAQPFHGAITLDQVRFAYEPGHDILKGISLHVEPGQQVALVGASGSGKSTLMSLLLRLYDPTAGSIRIDGRDLRDYTLDSLRPQISVVLQDSLLFAATIRENIAYGIPQVSEEEIIAAAQLANAHSFIQALPEGYDTPVGERGTTLSGGQRQRIAIARAAIRNTPILILDEPTTGLDQANEQAVMEALRRISRDRTTFLITHDLHTATRADVIVYLEGGEILEQGTHAELMARNGHYATLYQMQSAVRRDRTSAPS from the coding sequence ATGGTAACCTCTGCATCCGTTCGTCAGGCGGTCCCCGGCCTTGGGCGCGTGGTGCACCGCTTCTGGCCCTACATCCGCGCCGAGAAGGGCTGGCTGTGGCTGTCGGCGATCGCCCTAGGGGCCGACGTCGGGCTGCGAGTCCTGGAGCCCTGGCCCCTCAAGCTTGTCTTCGACTACGTTTTGATCCCGGCCCAGGGCGGCGACTCCCCGAGGTTGCCAGGCTTTGAGGCTCTAGATCCGGTGGTTCTGCTCACCTTTTCGGCCCTCAGCGTCGTCGGGATCACGGGTCTGCGGGCGATCGCCTCCTACTGGAGCACCGTCAGCCTCGCCATCATCGGCAGCCGGGTGATGACCACCGTGCGCAACCAGCTTTACCAGCACCTCCAGAGCCTGTCCCTGCGATACCACACCCGCGCCCGCAGCGGCGACCTGATCGTCCGGGTCAGCAGTGACGCCAGCCGCCTCCAGGAAATCTTGATCACCGCCGCCCTGCCCCTGGTGGTCAGCCTTTTGACGCTGCTGGGGATGGTTGTGGTGATGTTTTGGCTCGATGCCAATCTCACCCTGCTGTCCCTGGTGACTTTTCCCTTTTTCTGGCTAGCCGCAACCCGCCTGAGCGATCGCATTCGCCAGTCTTCGCTCCAGCAGCGCAAGCGCGAGGGAGCCGTGGCCGCCACCGCTGCCGAGGCGATCGCCGCCATCAAGCTCGTCCAGGCCCTCTCCCTCGAAGACGCCTTCGCCGACACCTTCTCTCAGCAAAATCGCCGCAGCCTCGAAGAAAGCGTCGAGACCAAGCGCCTCGCCGCCCACCTCGAGCGCACGGTGGATGTGGTGATCGCCATCGGCACGGCTCTGGTCCTGTGGCACAGCGCCCGGCTCGTCCTGCGGGACGCCCTCAGCCCCGGAGACGTGATCGTCTTTCTCACCTATCTCAAAAACGCCTTTAAACCCGTCCAGAATTTCGCGAAATACACTGGCCGCCTCGCCAAAGCCGCCGCCTCCGGCGAACGTATTCTCAATCTGCTCGACGAGGAGCCCGACGTCTACAATCTCCCCGGCGCCCAGCCAGCCCAGCCCTTCCACGGAGCCATCACCCTCGATCAGGTCCGCTTCGCCTACGAGCCGGGCCACGACATCCTCAAAGGCATTAGCCTTCACGTCGAGCCCGGTCAGCAAGTCGCCCTGGTGGGAGCCTCGGGCAGCGGCAAATCAACCCTGATGAGCCTGCTTCTGCGCCTGTATGACCCCACTGCCGGATCCATTCGCATCGATGGAAGAGACCTGAGGGACTATACCCTCGACAGTCTGCGGCCCCAGATCAGCGTGGTGCTGCAAGATAGTTTGCTCTTTGCCGCCACAATCCGCGAAAACATCGCCTACGGCATTCCCCAGGTGAGCGAGGAGGAGATCATCGCCGCCGCCCAGTTGGCCAACGCCCACTCCTTTATTCAGGCGCTCCCCGAAGGCTATGACACGCCCGTGGGAGAGCGCGGCACCACGCTCTCAGGCGGCCAGCGCCAGCGCATCGCCATTGCGCGGGCCGCCATCCGCAACACGCCGATTTTGATTTTGGATGAGCCGACCACGGGCCTGGATCAGGCCAATGAGCAGGCTGTGATGGAGGCGCTGCGACGCATTTCTCGCGATCGCACGACTTTCTTGATTACCCACGATCTCCACACCGCCACCCGCGCTGACGTGATTGTCTATCTGGAAGGAGGAGAGATCTTGGAGCAGGGCACCCACGCAGAACTCATGGCCCGCAACGGTCACTACGCCACGCTCTACCAAATGCAGTCTGCGGTCCGCCGCGATCGCACCTCAGCTCCCTCTTAG
- a CDS encoding phosphotransferase, whose protein sequence is MTLSLSPPNLDPAIPFLADALDPAIAQAQIQQQIPALADHRVTAARLVRHKVGRRCLIEYHLELSTSRSGNVTSPKTLAILGKIRAKGLDRKSYTLQQALWQQGFDDQSPDGLSVPEPLGIIPPWEMWLQRKVPGVSATQVLPTAEGAWAAPPIAAIAHKLHQTGILSQRRHTLADELAILAQRLTQVSRDFPQWARRLDRIYAQCAALSQSLREGKTCGIHRDFYSDQVLVSGDRLYLLDLDLYCEGSPALDIGNFIAHLTEQGLRTLGDPDAFLARETAITASFCRLTSPDLAEAIAVYKTLTLVRHISLSTQIPGRQHTTEALLHLCEQRLQASLVSR, encoded by the coding sequence GTGACGCTTTCTCTCAGTCCCCCCAATCTCGATCCAGCCATCCCCTTTTTGGCCGATGCCCTGGATCCAGCGATCGCCCAAGCGCAGATTCAGCAGCAGATCCCGGCCCTCGCAGACCACCGAGTCACCGCCGCGCGCCTCGTGCGCCACAAGGTCGGGAGACGCTGCCTGATCGAGTATCACTTAGAACTTTCTACCTCGCGATCTGGAAACGTCACCTCACCCAAAACTCTCGCCATTTTGGGAAAAATTCGCGCCAAAGGCCTCGATCGCAAAAGCTATACGCTGCAACAGGCCCTTTGGCAGCAGGGCTTCGATGACCAGAGTCCCGACGGCCTGTCGGTCCCAGAGCCTCTCGGCATAATTCCACCGTGGGAAATGTGGCTCCAGCGCAAGGTTCCCGGCGTTTCGGCAACTCAGGTGTTGCCCACCGCCGAGGGAGCCTGGGCTGCGCCCCCCATCGCCGCGATCGCCCACAAGCTGCACCAAACCGGCATTCTGTCCCAGCGACGTCATACCCTAGCCGATGAGCTGGCGATCCTAGCGCAGCGCCTCACCCAGGTGAGCCGAGACTTTCCTCAATGGGCGAGACGCTTAGACAGGATCTATGCCCAGTGCGCAGCCCTGAGTCAGTCTCTCCGAGAAGGCAAAACCTGCGGCATTCATCGAGATTTCTACAGCGATCAGGTGCTGGTGAGCGGCGATCGCCTCTATCTGCTGGATCTAGATCTCTACTGTGAGGGATCCCCTGCCCTGGATATCGGCAACTTCATTGCCCATCTCACCGAGCAGGGGCTGCGCACCCTCGGCGATCCGGATGCCTTTCTCGCGCGAGAAACCGCCATCACAGCGTCATTTTGTCGTCTCACCAGCCCCGATCTGGCCGAGGCGATCGCCGTTTACAAGACGCTTACCCTCGTGCGTCATATCTCCCTCAGCACCCAGATTCCCGGACGCCAACACACCACCGAGGCCCTGCTGCACCTCTGTGAACAGCGCCTCCAAGCCAGTCTTGTCAGTCGCTAA
- a CDS encoding iron uptake porin, with product MIFRTVKRAAIALSFLGCLSPSLLPQTVLAQEPSLSPEADRLASMDSWPPIPQPDPALFRPRDRWQSVHQLDAIAPSSWEFQAFGELAERHGCFAGLPADAYAGDAPLSRSAFAVGLSYCLARIEQQIQNGATLTTDELAALERLQATFAAELAGLGQPVSNLEARAATLERQTFSSTAELEGQAIFGLGGIWGRSRADDGDRAIPRNLFLGDRVELTLEASFSGSDELEITLQGRSVPELDAVTGTPMGNLGFDGADDNEVTLDELGYEFPVGDRTTISLGAVGTGVGDLLPTINPDFSGSEDGSISTFGRENPIRRQGEGAGLGITHRLSEAATLSLGYVASDPSTPETGLTQSPYSAIAQLTLQPSEAVSLALSYLHTYNNVSTGTGSNLANQPFGEDADDLIGDSLGGEIAWNISPQTTLGARLGWTRAIASDLPDEPSADLFTWALMAAVRDIGQEGDLAGLLVGQPPKVIRNSLGDDATDPGTSLHIEAFYRFPVGDRLSLTPGFFLITQPDHNADNKPLYIGVLRGTFTF from the coding sequence TTGATTTTTAGAACCGTGAAGCGTGCCGCGATCGCCCTAAGTTTTTTGGGCTGTCTATCTCCCTCCCTCCTGCCCCAAACCGTCCTGGCCCAAGAACCGAGCCTTTCTCCAGAAGCCGATCGCCTTGCCTCGATGGACTCGTGGCCGCCCATTCCTCAGCCGGACCCAGCCCTCTTTCGCCCCCGCGATCGCTGGCAGAGTGTCCACCAGCTAGACGCGATCGCCCCCAGCAGCTGGGAGTTTCAGGCGTTTGGGGAGCTGGCGGAGCGTCACGGCTGCTTTGCCGGTCTGCCAGCGGACGCCTACGCAGGCGACGCGCCCCTGTCCCGAAGCGCCTTTGCGGTGGGGCTGAGCTATTGTCTCGCCCGCATCGAGCAGCAGATCCAGAATGGGGCCACGCTCACCACCGATGAGCTCGCGGCTCTGGAGAGACTTCAGGCGACATTTGCGGCAGAGCTCGCGGGTCTGGGGCAGCCAGTCTCTAACTTGGAAGCGCGCGCTGCCACTCTGGAGCGCCAGACTTTTTCGTCTACGGCCGAGCTGGAGGGTCAGGCGATCTTTGGGCTGGGGGGCATCTGGGGGCGATCGCGGGCTGATGACGGCGATCGCGCCATTCCCAGAAATCTCTTTTTGGGCGATCGGGTTGAGCTGACCCTAGAGGCCAGCTTCTCTGGCTCCGATGAGTTAGAGATCACGCTTCAGGGCCGCAGCGTTCCAGAGCTCGACGCGGTCACCGGCACCCCCATGGGCAATTTGGGCTTTGATGGCGCTGATGACAATGAGGTCACCCTCGACGAGTTGGGCTATGAGTTTCCCGTGGGCGATCGCACCACGATCAGCCTGGGAGCGGTCGGCACCGGCGTTGGCGATCTGCTCCCCACGATCAACCCCGATTTCAGCGGCAGCGAGGACGGCTCTATCTCTACCTTTGGCCGCGAAAATCCGATTCGGCGGCAGGGCGAAGGGGCCGGGCTGGGCATTACCCATCGCCTCAGCGAAGCTGCCACGCTGTCTCTGGGCTACGTCGCCAGCGACCCCAGCACACCCGAAACTGGCCTGACCCAGAGCCCCTACAGCGCGATCGCCCAGCTCACGCTCCAGCCCAGTGAGGCGGTGAGCCTCGCCCTGAGCTACCTTCACACCTACAACAATGTCTCTACAGGCACCGGCAGCAATCTGGCCAATCAGCCCTTTGGGGAGGACGCCGACGATCTGATCGGTGACTCCCTGGGGGGAGAGATCGCCTGGAACATCAGCCCCCAGACAACCCTAGGGGCGCGTCTGGGCTGGACACGGGCGATCGCCTCTGATCTGCCAGATGAGCCCAGCGCCGATCTCTTCACGTGGGCATTGATGGCAGCGGTGCGGGACATTGGTCAGGAGGGAGATCTGGCAGGGTTGCTGGTTGGTCAACCGCCTAAGGTCATCCGCAACAGTCTGGGGGACGACGCGACAGACCCCGGAACTTCGCTACACATTGAGGCGTTCTACCGCTTTCCCGTGGGCGATCGCCTCTCGCTTACCCCCGGCTTTTTCCTGATCACCCAGCCTGACCACAACGCCGACAATAAGCCTCTCTATATTGGCGTTCTGCGAGGTACTTTTACCTTTTAA
- a CDS encoding catalase — protein MSEEKKLTTATGCPIFDNQNSMTAGPRGPLLMQDVQLLEQMQQFNRERIPERVVHAKGSGAYGTFTVTRAIPEYTRAKLFSEVGKQTEVFLRFSTVAGERGAADAERDVRGFALKFYTEEGNWDLVGNNTPVFFIRDPHKFANFIHTQKRHPQTNLRDANAQWDFWSLNPESLHQITILFSDRGLPASYRHMNGYGSHTLSFVNAQGERFWCKFHFKTQQGVKCLTGEESANLIGVDRESHQRDLFTAIERGEFPKWTVKIQVMTEAQAQTFQWNPFDLTKVWPHSDFPLMEIGVLELNRNPVNYHAEVEQAAFGPGSFVPGIGPSPDKVLQARLMSYPDAQRYRIGTNYQQLPVNQPRCPVMHYQRDGAMSVGYGGSSPNYYPNSDDSAPKEAPEYREPGLPLGDVVADRYESRDQDDYTQPGNLWRIFSEEEKNRTAQAIAGALGCARQDIQMRQLCHFFRADMDYGQRVARALNIEIDPAMLQQNQQNHPQAVQS, from the coding sequence ATGAGTGAAGAGAAAAAGCTCACAACAGCGACCGGTTGCCCCATTTTTGACAACCAAAACTCTATGACTGCCGGCCCGCGGGGGCCGCTGCTGATGCAGGATGTGCAGCTTTTGGAGCAGATGCAGCAGTTCAACCGGGAGCGCATTCCAGAGCGGGTCGTCCACGCCAAGGGGTCTGGGGCCTACGGCACCTTCACGGTGACCCGGGCGATTCCGGAATACACCAGAGCCAAGCTTTTCTCAGAGGTGGGTAAGCAAACCGAAGTCTTCTTGCGCTTCTCGACGGTGGCTGGAGAGCGGGGCGCTGCGGATGCAGAGCGCGATGTTCGCGGCTTTGCTCTCAAGTTCTACACCGAGGAAGGCAACTGGGATCTGGTCGGCAACAACACGCCGGTGTTTTTCATTCGCGATCCTCACAAATTTGCGAATTTCATCCATACCCAGAAGCGCCATCCCCAAACCAATCTGCGAGACGCCAACGCCCAGTGGGACTTTTGGTCCTTGAATCCGGAGTCTCTGCACCAGATCACGATTCTGTTTAGCGATCGCGGTCTGCCCGCTAGCTACCGCCACATGAACGGCTACGGCAGCCACACGCTTTCTTTTGTCAATGCTCAGGGTGAGCGCTTCTGGTGCAAGTTCCACTTCAAGACCCAGCAAGGGGTGAAGTGCCTGACCGGCGAGGAGTCGGCCAATCTGATCGGCGTCGATCGCGAGTCTCACCAGCGGGATCTCTTCACAGCGATCGAGCGGGGCGAGTTTCCCAAGTGGACGGTGAAGATTCAGGTGATGACCGAGGCTCAGGCTCAGACCTTCCAGTGGAATCCCTTTGACCTGACCAAAGTGTGGCCCCACAGCGATTTTCCGCTGATGGAGATCGGGGTGCTGGAGCTAAACCGCAACCCGGTCAACTACCACGCCGAGGTGGAGCAGGCGGCCTTCGGTCCGGGGTCTTTTGTGCCGGGGATCGGCCCGAGCCCGGACAAGGTTTTGCAGGCGCGGCTGATGTCCTATCCCGATGCGCAGCGCTACCGCATCGGCACCAACTACCAGCAGCTGCCGGTCAACCAGCCGCGCTGCCCGGTGATGCACTACCAGCGCGATGGCGCGATGTCGGTGGGCTACGGCGGCAGCAGCCCCAACTACTATCCCAACAGCGACGACAGCGCCCCCAAGGAGGCCCCGGAGTATCGGGAGCCCGGTCTGCCCCTGGGGGATGTGGTGGCCGATCGCTATGAGTCCCGGGATCAAGATGACTACACCCAGCCCGGAAATCTCTGGCGGATCTTCTCAGAGGAGGAGAAAAACCGCACGGCCCAGGCGATCGCAGGGGCGCTGGGATGCGCTCGCCAAGATATCCAAATGCGTCAGCTGTGCCACTTCTTCCGCGCCGATATGGACTATGGCCAGCGGGTTGCGCGGGCGCTGAATATCGAAATCGATCCGGCAATGCTGCAACAAAATCAGCAAAATCACCCTCAAGCGGTTCAGTCATAG
- a CDS encoding helix-turn-helix transcriptional regulator — MSLPPAALSQVADYFKVLSELSRLQVLCALKSGSKNVTEIMEETGLGQANVSKHLKILAQAGIVSRTPQGVSVYYEIAEPLIFELCELVSDRLSNRLAAQSQQLRQLEGLGVTTPSKS; from the coding sequence ATGTCTCTGCCTCCTGCCGCCCTGAGCCAAGTTGCTGATTATTTCAAAGTCCTGTCTGAGCTGAGCCGCCTCCAGGTGCTGTGCGCCCTCAAGTCCGGCTCCAAAAACGTCACTGAAATCATGGAAGAAACTGGCCTGGGCCAAGCCAACGTCTCCAAGCACCTCAAGATCTTGGCCCAGGCGGGCATCGTGTCGCGAACCCCCCAGGGCGTGAGCGTCTACTACGAAATTGCTGAGCCGCTGATCTTTGAACTGTGCGAGCTGGTGAGCGATCGCCTCTCAAATCGCCTCGCGGCCCAGTCCCAGCAGCTGCGCCAGCTAGAAGGCCTGGGAGTCACAACTCCCAGCAAGTCCTAG
- a CDS encoding phosphoadenylyl-sulfate reductase gives MAQIPGQTLSDLDIPSLEAELTNQSPQKILERALSLFDNLSISFSGAEDVVLIDMAHRLNKPFKVFSLDTGRLHSETYQFLEKVRKHYGITIDVIYPESGAVEALVREKGLFSFYEDGHTECCNVRKVAPLRRHLGTLDAWITGQRKDQNPSTRASVPVVQVDGAFSSGDRSLIKFNPLANWSSADVWMYIRSYEVPYNALHERGFVSIGCEPCTRPVLPNQHEREGRWWWEDAGKKECGLHAINQKA, from the coding sequence ATGGCGCAGATCCCTGGGCAGACCCTGTCCGACCTCGATATCCCCAGCCTAGAGGCGGAGCTCACCAACCAGAGCCCCCAAAAAATTTTAGAGCGGGCCTTGAGCCTGTTTGACAACCTCTCTATCTCCTTTAGTGGCGCAGAGGATGTGGTCTTGATCGACATGGCCCATCGTCTCAACAAGCCCTTCAAGGTTTTCAGCTTGGACACGGGTCGCCTGCACTCGGAGACCTATCAGTTCCTCGAAAAAGTCCGCAAGCACTACGGCATCACCATTGACGTGATCTATCCGGAGAGCGGAGCCGTGGAGGCGCTGGTGCGCGAAAAGGGTCTGTTTAGCTTCTACGAAGACGGCCACACGGAGTGCTGCAACGTGCGCAAGGTGGCTCCCCTGCGTCGTCACCTGGGCACCCTCGACGCCTGGATCACGGGTCAGCGCAAGGACCAAAACCCCTCGACCCGCGCCAGCGTGCCGGTCGTGCAGGTGGATGGAGCCTTTTCTAGCGGCGATCGCAGCCTGATCAAGTTCAACCCCCTGGCCAACTGGTCCTCGGCTGACGTCTGGATGTACATCCGCTCCTACGAGGTTCCCTACAACGCGCTCCACGAGCGCGGCTTTGTCAGCATCGGCTGCGAGCCCTGCACGCGCCCCGTCCTCCCCAACCAGCACGAGCGCGAAGGCCGCTGGTGGTGGGAAGACGCCGGTAAGAAAGAGTGCGGTCTCCACGCCATCAACCAAAAAGCTTAG